A single region of the Eleginops maclovinus isolate JMC-PN-2008 ecotype Puerto Natales chromosome 16, JC_Emac_rtc_rv5, whole genome shotgun sequence genome encodes:
- the igfals gene encoding insulin-like growth factor-binding protein complex acid labile subunit, with product MQTIVLLVLWVLGTSLVLPDPDTAGDVAVEETIPCSKGCTCLHDDFSLELNMYCSARNFTHAPSDIPSSTHSLWLDGNLFTSLAAASFKDLSNLDFLNLQSGELQTLDPQVFRGLRSLAHVHLERNRLRALPGTIFQTTPNLASISLHNNQLSRIEERLFAGLSQMWLLNIGWNSLAVLPETAFQDLQGLRELILAGNRLAYLQPQLFQNLVELKELDLTGNHLKVIKANVFVKLTKLQKLYLAQNQIVTVAPRAFVGMKSLRWMDLTNNRLTSLHDDTFLGLHSLHVLRLSNNSITGIRPRTFRDLHYLEELRLSYNKIRALGERIFEGLGHLEVLELEHNQVQEAQVGSFTGLSHVAVINLSGSCFQRLPDQIFKGLSKLHSLHLDRGCLARVTTQAFTGLSGLRRLFLQHNNISVVEHQSFVDLVGLLGLDMSFNKLDVLTSPTFSGLKNVEYLLLSNNECRQFLQNGTKHLLPKLRYLDLRANSLTNLVPDFPESMEKLLLSGNRWKCDCSALPLRNYSLKSPLVIPRQVETHAEGEEPDSTITIYNNITCTSPPRLAGQDLRDIDSELFQGC from the coding sequence ATGCAAACCATTGTGCTGTTGGTGTTGTGGGTATTGGGAACATCCCTGGTGTTGCCAGACCCAGACACGGCTGGGGATGTAGCAGTCGAAGAAACCATACCATGTTCTAAAGGATGCACTTGTCTGCATGATGACTTCAGCTTGGAGCTCAACATGTACTGCAGTGCTCGGAACTTCACGCATGCCCCGTCTGACATCCCCTCCTCCACTCATTCCCTCTGGCTTGACGGCAACCTGTTTACATCCCTCGCAGCGGCGTCTTTTAAGGATCTTTCTAACCTGGACTTTTTGAATCTGCAGAGTGGAGAGCTGCAGACTCTTGACCCTCAGGTTTTCAGAGGACTTAGGTCGCTAGCACACGTTCACCTCGAACGGAATCGCCTCCGTGCGTTACCAGGTACAATCTTCCAGACTACGCCCAACCTCGCCTCGATTAGTCTGCATAACAACCAACTGTCTCGTATTGAGGAAAGACTGTTTGCTGGACTCTCACAAATGTGGCTTCTAAACATAGGGTGGAACTCACTAGCAGTTTTACCTGAGACAGCTTTCCAGGACCTACAAGGTCTACGGGAGCTCATTCTCGCAGGGAACCGACTCGCTTACTTGCAGCCACAGCTTTTCCAAAATCTTGTCGAGCTTAAAGAATTGGATCTGACTGGAAATCATCTCAAGGTTATCAAAGCCAATGTATTTGTCAAACTCACTAAACTCCAAAAGCTTTACCTAGCCCAAAATCAGATTGTGACGGTGGCACCCAGAGCCTTTGTAGGCATGAAGTCACTGAGATGGATGGATCTCACAAACAACAGACTGACTTCTCTCCATGATGACACCTTCTTGGGCCTGCACAGTCTCCATGTACTGCGTCTTTCCAACAACTCCATCACTGGAATTCGGCCAAGGACTTTCCGGGATTTGCATTACTTAGAAGAGCTTCGCCTCAGCTACAACAAGATCCGAGCCCTTGGGGAAAGGATCTTTGAAGGGCTGGGTCATCTGGAAGTCCTAGAGCTAGAGCACAATCAAGTGCAGGAGGCACAAGTGGGTAGTTTCACGGGACTCTCTCATGTGGCTGTCATCAACCTTTCTGGAAGCTGCTTCCAACGTCTGCCCGACCAAATTTTCAAAGGTCTGTCTAAGCTTCATAGTCTTCATCTGGACAGAGGTTGCCTAGCAAGGGTCACAACACAAGCTTTTACTGGACTGTCTGGTTTACGGAGGCTTTTCTTGCAGCACAATAATATCTCTGTGGTGGAACACCAGAGCTTTGTGGACCTGGTGGGCCTATTGGGACTGGACATGAGTTTTAACAAATTGGACGTTCTCACATCCCCTACATTCTCTGGCCTAAAAAATGTTGAGTACTTGCTGTTATCCAACAATGAATGTCGACAGTTTCTGCAAAACGGCACAAAGCATCTACTCCCAAAGCTGCGCTATCTGGACCTGAGAGCTAATAGCTTGACAAATTTGGTCCCCGATTTTCCAGAGAGTATGGAAAAACTTTTGCTTTCCGGAAACCGGTGGAAATGTGACTGCAGTGCCCTCCCACTGAGAAACTACAGCTTAAAGAGTCCATTGGTGATACCTCGGCAAGTGGAGACCCACGCAGAGGGAGAAGAGCCTGACTCAACCATCACCATATACAACAACATAACATGCACCAGCCCACCACGTCTAGCTGGCCAGGACCTGCGGGATATTGACAGTGAACTCTTCCAAGGTTGCTAG